One genomic segment of Apostichopus japonicus isolate 1M-3 chromosome 23, ASM3797524v1, whole genome shotgun sequence includes these proteins:
- the LOC139964537 gene encoding uncharacterized protein, with protein MLPWFFACDRVHYSRYLPVYWLEMKNLPESHPDVHENLSAGEFVVQRQDQFGFSQIACDQTIEQTCNRDTKTKGGLTGFTLNRGAVHRWILSSHERAAITKECQTMAGKFLHSRKKDLDKTRICKDEEHTNLVMATVESMINPFEPDQHQLVNISSGVVATDDVCEDLLSAQEVGETAVQAYCKERLQQGDKDVFATLRKCNLKSFTSMVKKVKSNQKGKEIVLKSDRNLFARLLLIGSSRQVDIKEMLSYSLGIFPLSIATCEGSLVKTNKAKMMQFLEEKVDTPLYVERPPMEAAWIVDGMALLQQLKNPPATFGLLARHVLDILLNLARSNNAMYVHFVTDRYLNKSIKSAEREKRGVGGTEIFRIYSDDQSVPKQWKKFLSASTNKESLVKYVFQKWSSGDMDLHGVVIFIAHDQECHQICTTESGVECKPVPALHCNHEEADTRIFLHCSYASSVTKCNNIIIKSPDTDVMIIAVAMCSTLSTRLFFSTGVGNKKRIIDVSQVANNVGTDICSALIGFHVFTGCDSVSSFYGKGKVKCLKVLKSRPEFCNTFSSLGETFDVPNELSKTLQSFVCCLYGQTACTDVNQARLNLFRLDVRCETGMPPTQDALQKHILRANYQTAIHKLCFEQFPEVPPPISHGWKVVDDNLDIDWMDCPPAPDSVLEFVQCGCKKSKCRQRICSCVQNGLPCTDLCHCSDCDNKFAYNEVEEEEVDSDEEVI; from the coding sequence ATGCTACCATGGTTCTTTGCGTGTGATAGAGTCCATTACTCACGGTACCTTCCTGTCTACTGGCTGGAAATGAAAAATCTCCCTGAAAGTCATCCTGATGTACACGAAAATCTGTCTGCTGGAGAATTTGTTGTGCAGAGGCAGGATCAGTTTGGATTTAGCCAGATTGCTTGTGATCAGACCATTGAACAGACATGCAACAGGGACACAAAAACAAAGGGCGGTTTGACTGGCTTTACCCTGAACAGAGGTGCGGTCCATCGCTGGATTTTATCGAGCCATGAGAGAGCTGCCATTACCAAGGAGTGTCAGACAATGGCAGGGAAGTTTTTACACTCACGGAAGAAAGACCTTGATAAGACAAGAATCTGCAAGGACGAAGAGCACACCAACTTGGTAATGGCTACAGTTGAAAGTATGATCAACCCCTTTGAACCTGATCAGCATCAACTGGTTAATATTTCCTCGGGTGTTGTTGCTACTGATGATGTTTGTGAAGACCTACTTTCAGCTCAAGAAGTTGGTGAAACTGCTGTGCAAGCCTACTGCAAAGAGAGATTGCAACAGGGTGACAAAGATGTGTTTGCTACATTACGTAAATGTAATCTTAAATCTTTCACTTCAATGGTAAAAAAGGTGAAATCAAATCAGAAGGGcaaagaaattgttttgaaatcagACCGTAATCTTTTTGCAAGACTGCTCCTGATTGGCAGTTCGCGTCAAGTTGATATTAAGGAAATGTTAAGTTACTCCTTAGGTATCTTTCCTTTATCTATTGCTACTTGTGAAGGAAGTTTGGTAAagacaaacaaagcaaaaatgaTGCAGTTTCTTGAAGAGAAGGTTGATACACCCCTGTATGTAGAAAGGCCTCCTATGGAAGCTGCATGGATTGTTGATGGTATGGCACTCCTCCAACAATTGAAAAACCCACCTGCAACATTTGGTTTGTTAGCTAGACATGTTCTTGATATTCTCCTTAATCTAGCCAGAAGTAACAATGCAATGTATGTTCACTTTGTGACCGATCGCTATCTGAATAAAAGCATAAAAAGTgctgaaagggagaaaaggggTGTTGGTGGTACAGAAATTTTTAGAATATATTCAGATGATCAGAGTGTACCCAAGCAATGGAAGAAATTCCTAAGTGCAAGCACAAACAAAGAGTCATTGGTGAAATATGTTTTTCAGAAGTGGTCTTCTGGTGATATGGACCTGCATGGTGTGGTGATTTTCATTGCCCATGATCAAGAATGTCATCAAATATGTACAACAGAGTCAGGAGTTGAGTGTAAACCTGTTCCTGCCCTTCATTGTAACCATGAAGAGGCTGATACCAGGATTTTTCTCCATTGCTCTTATGCATCTAGTGTTACGAAGTGTAACAACATTATCATTAAGAGCCCAGATACTGATGTAATGATTATAGCTGTTGCAATGTGCAGTACCCTTTCTACAAGATTGTTTTTCAGTACAGGAGTAGGAAATAAGAAGCGCATTATTGATGTATCGCAAGTAGCTAATAACGTAGGAACAGATATCTGTTCTGCATTGATTGGTTTCCATGTTTTTACAGGGTGCGACAGTGTTAGTTCTTTTTATGGTAAGGGTAAGGTAAAATGCCTTAAAGTACTTAAGTCTAGACCAGAATTTTGTAACACATTTTCTTCACTTGGAGAAACATTTGATGTCCCAAATGAGTTGTCAAAAACACTACAGTCATTTGTTTGTTGTCTTTATGGCCAAACTGCATGCACAGATGTGAACCAAGCAAGGTTAAATTTGTTTAGACTTGATGTTAGGTGTGAAACTGGGATGCCTCCTACTCAGGATGCCCTGCAGAAGCATATTTTACGTGCAAACTACCAGACTGCCATACACAAGCTATGCTTCGAACAGTTTCCTGAGGTTCCTCCACCCATAAGCCATGGATGGAAAGTAGTCGATGATAACCTTGATATTGATTGGATGGACTGCCCCCCTGCACCTGATAGTGTACTTGAATTTGTTCAGTGCGGAtgtaaaaaatcaaaatgccGACAGAGAATTTGTTCATGTGTACAAAATGGTCTGCCATGTACAGATCTGTGTCATTGTTCTGACTGTGACAATAAGTTTGCTTATAATGAAGTTGAAGAGGAGGAGGTTGATAGTGACGAAGAAGTGATTTAG